TCTTTCAGCCGACTTTTCCCCCTTGACGTGGCTCGAGCGCTGTGCTATGGACTTACACAGGCTGTTGCTTACACGCATTCGCACGGATATGTACACGGAGGTTCGTCAAGAAGGCCCTCTCACGACGTGGTCCCCATGAGCTAATTACGAACCTACTGAATCAAGATATTCacctaaaaaatattatgaTTAAGCTCGCATCTAATTTTGACAATCTTTCTATCAAAGAATTGTAAGAAGGTTATGGGGAACCCGAGACAGTTCCCATCTCGCGCTGCGATGGAAAGCCCCTTACTCCTAATATCCCAGCTCAAGCGGTGAAGCCTTTATTTCTAGGAAAATATGCCGAAACAATGACGCTGGCCGATGTACGTCCACTTCTTAGCGACTTTGGCGAGGCCTTCGCTCCTGCCTCAGAGGTTCGACTTGGACAAGACTGCCACACACCTCCGGCCTTTCGCTCCCCAGAAGCCAGATTTGAGCCACAAAAGCCGCTTACATATTCTTCGGACATCTGGAGCCTAGCTACGGCGATATGGGAGGTTATGGGAATGAAAGCTCTCTTCAGTATTGATATGGTTCCCGACGATGAAATTGTGGCACAACATATCGATGTACTGGGACCACTGCCAAGGGAGTGGTGGCTGCgttgggagggaagaggcaaGTTCTTTACGGAGGATGGGCATCCAACAGACGCATATCTGGAGAATAAATGGCCTCCCCTTGAGGAGGCATTCGACATAGACATACAGAAGTGGAGGAGAAAGTGGAGAGgtgtggttgaggaggaagagagagccgCGTTTGTGGATCTGATCCGCAGGATGTTGCTGTTCCGACCGGAAGCGCGACCGACAGCTGAAGATGTGCTCCAGTCAGAGTGGATGGTCAAGTGGGCGTTGCCGGATTATGAGCGAAGCTTGAATACATCTCCTTGATATGATAGGTATGCAAGGAggtaaatataattactagtataGCGAGACTCAACCAGATATTTACTCGGCTAATTATGACCTAAATCAGACTTGCGTCTCTTTGTCCGTAATATCAACCaataagaagaatatttctttcttttcatcaatGATATTATTACAGGACAAGCCTAAACACATTAAAGCATGACAACAAAAAACACTTTTGCATCAGCTATGTAACAGACCATATCCCGACATTAGAGATCACCCTGAAGATGGACGCCTCTGAATTCATCGGCCGCTGCCCTAGCTGCGAGGGCATTGATCCAACCAGCAAGACGTATAGCCGCCTTGAAGATCTGTTCATCAACAATAGGCGCAGCTACCTCATAATACTCACCACCCAGATCATTCTCCTCAAGCCACTCAATTCCCCTTTCCATCACAAAATCACAATTTAGCTGATTTGATTCCGTCGCCCACTTCTTGATGCATTTCAAGGGTTGTCGAGTAATTGCACACTCGGTATCAATTGGTCGCGGCCTATTTTCCTGATGGAGTCTATCGGCCCACTTCGCTGACGCCAGCCGTTCAGGATTGTGTTTGAGACTGTGCTTGATGCCATTGATTTTATGTGGAATGGCAGTATCCCAGACTGAGTGTAGGTTCCATTTTTTGTTGTCATCGTCGCACGGAGCCTTGGCATCGAAGCAGACACGAATATCATTCCCACCTCTTGCCACTCCCGTGACGTGCAGTGGTTGGTGTAGGTCCCCAAAAAGGTGAATTAAAAACATCAAGGCCTCCTTTTTCTCGGTCTCATTGGCTTTCTTGTCCGTGATCTGATGAGTCTATTGTCCCAGAGTGTTAGAGACCGAGGACGCAGAGGGATGAAAGTAAGAAATATTTCGTGTCAACGATATTGTGGATACAGGCAACTTACCATATTTGCCATCAGTGAGATGATACAGCCTTCGGCAGGGCAATCATCCGGATATGAGACGGAACATGAATTTGGAGGTTCGTCGTTGGGGTCTGAAGCCAAATTAGATGGTGAGTGGTCCATATACTATTCATATAACATACTGATATAATGCAAGGGTCTAGTGAGCGGTCGTTTCCACTTGATGGTGTCCGCCCACGTTGCGGCGTCAGAGATATCAAAACCTTTATCGTTGGCGAGAAGCTCATTTACGAGATCAGAGCCGGTACGAGTAAGGTGTTTCTCAGCCAAGTAGGCGATAGCTCGATGCCCAACATCTCCCCAAGCGATCGCTGGTTGCACTGACAGTGTGCAGATTgtgaaaagaaggaaagccCGCATTGTAATGGTACGTGTCGTAAATCTGGCCCTAAACAAATATACAGTAGTTTTGGGGGTACAAGCACTATACCAAGGGCATTGTCTTCTTATAACATCGCTCCGGCTAATAGCCCAGTTTTGTAAGAGCACAGCAAGCGGGTACCTACTAACTACATACCAATGATCATCCAAGAGCCGTCACAATGACATTATTGGTTCTTGTAATACAACCTCACCGTAGATACTGTGTCAAGTGCGGAGAAATATGTACTGAGGTTTCATCattggaaggagatgaacaaagaaaaactaGCTACACGAAATCTACTCCCGTGGACAGCCAAACTACAGGGACCCACGGTACAATATGGCTCAATCGTGCTTAAGAGTTCTATGCTTATCCGGAGCAAGAAACCATGGTGTGGTTCGATCTTGAATTCTAGCCGTGGCCTATTCCTTTAAACTTTATCTCTCCAGTGGATAAGGCTGCCGAACACACCACGTACTGTAATCATTTTCACACTGCCAATTATTGAAGTCTAACTTTGCCGCATAAACCATGGATCATTGACAGTTTAgatattttacttttttttgcGAAGAATCCTTTCTATTACGACGTTTTTGTGTTAAACAATCTAAACGCTATACCTCGGAGGGCGCGCTGTGGCCGCTATACGGCATCTGCCATGCCTCGCTACAAATCTTTAGTAATCGAGACGAGATTATTTGGCCTTTTGCAAAGTTTGCTACTCAACCCATATCCCGCAATATGCTTCCacaattattattttgagCTTAGTAGGTTTCACATCGAGTAGCAATATTTGACAGTCTGGATCAGCACTTCGCAAAACAAAAATGAGATGGATGAGTAATTTTGCGTCacggatttttttttttcaacgCTCCCCAGCCTAACATTTTACGACATTGTCATCATTGTAAAGACAGAAGTACCCACCTTGGCTGCAAAACGCCTCAATCTCAATGTGCAAAAACTATCGGACGACCTTCTGTCGCTCCCTGCCGAGCCCCATAGCTTACCCCGTCGACCCTCAGTCCCTCCTCATTAAGTAGGGTGATAGTATCACCATTTTCAGAAAGAGGACAGTTTGACAACTCGAACCTTTTCATAGCTCGAGAGTCCAAAGCTGCATTGTGAGGGAGCGCTTGAGTTTGACCAGCAGCATTATGAAACCTCCATGATGCCAGGGCCACTCTGTGATTTGTAAGATTCTCAAGCGTGACGaactctttttctttggcaGACCGGTCATCTCTGCCTCGTGGATTGATGAGTGCTTCTTTGATAGCCACCGAATTCTCAATGATCTCCTTGGGTAGAACGTCCGCCCAGGTAACGACGTGCTTTGCAAAAGCATGTCCATTGTGGTTATCAGTGTGAACTGCTTGTGATGCGAATGCAAGGAAAACGCCAGTCCAGTGATCGTCGTACTCAATGATAAGGCCGCCATCCTGAAACACGCCATCATCCTTGACAAAGTGCGGAATATTGCCCTGGTTCATGTGAACATTGTGGATTCCGTTTCTGGTGTTGAACATAGAGCCGAATAGATATATTGTAGCTTTGTGGTGAATTGCCTTTTTTACCTCAGGCTCCAGGACATCAATTATATCGTTATTTGTGCCAGGGATGTCATGGGGAAGAACACGGCCGCTCTGTGTAGTGAAGAGGTTCCCTCGGATGAAGTCCAGGCCTTTACCATCGAAGTCGGTGAGTTCTTCAATTGGGTGGAAGCCGAAGTCTAAATTAGATAGCTTCTCGGCGATGGGATGCTCGACAATCTTGTGATTTACCCAATAGGCAAGCCGGGACTCCTTGCCAGTGGACTTGATGTTGATAGCTGCGCGGAACAATCCAGGGATCTCCCTTGGCTTCTGCTTGTTTGGTGGATTGCCCTTGTGTTTGTGTCGGTAGTCACGGTCGAATTGTGGCATTTTTGCATTATTGTCATGGTAGTACAGCGAGAGATGGGGGGATCTGGGGTCCTCAAAACGATCTTCCAGCTCGTAGTGAGCTGGAAATCCCTTCCAGATTCCGTAGTCTTTGACGGGCATGGTGTTTATGAGTTATGTAGCAGCgttggaatatatattaggcTAGTAGTATTGTTTAGAAGCTAAAAGGAGCTAAGGCTAAGTCCAAGTGCAATGGATCTAATATATCTCTGGGAATTTCGAGGAGGGGAATGTGGAACGAACCACGCGTTTGCCCTCATAACCGTTTAGATTCAATCTCTTCTAGTCTGGAGCGGTCTACCGTGTTGCATCTTTGGTGTTCGGTCGGCCTCCAGCCCGTTCCATGGTTTCTATGAGCCAATATAAGCTTATGTTGTAGTGTATTATCACGCCGACACATTCACGTGGACAACTGTACGGGATCAGGCCACTTCTATCTTTTAGTGCAAGGTATATGCATTTTAATTAATCGGATACTTACATGGCATCCGTGTTATGCCCTAAATTAAATTCTGAGGAAGAGATACCCAAGGGAGCAATAATTTCTGGATTGACAATATATCCCGCACATCAAGAGCCTGATGGCGCTGCAAGCAGGGATCCGTCCACCTCAATGTGCCCTTAGAGGCCTCTTGTAGCACCACAAAAATGGTTCATATTTATAGCCTGACGCCTCACGTCGTTTCTGTTTCATTTGAAAAGAAGCGTCCGGAGGAGGGCTGTCAACCTCGTATTCGTCGATCCGCTAACTCTACTATTTAAAGTTACCCGTATTCAACGCCACCCCCTCCTTGTGGGAATGGCTTCCGCGAACCAACCTTTCATTCCTTATTCATATTTGTACCTACCCCAGATTCTCATGACCCCAATACCTTGTTTTACATTTGACTTTCCTCGTGATGAGGGATGAGGTTTGCGCTGTAGGAGTTCACTCCGCACCAGCTGTAGCCAAGGAACGCCGCGTCGGATCACCAGCATCTGCTGGATACGAACGAATCTTGGCTTCGTCCAAACTTGCCCAGTCTGCGGAAGACCTCGTGTTCGAGGGCAGATGATGTGAGGCTGACAGCCCCAACGGTGGCTGGGGCTCAGCTGAGGTCTCGTCAAATCCAAATAAATAGGCGTTCTACGAGGGAGTTCATAATGGGCGGTAGGGAATAGCATGTGAAACGTGCACTCGAACCACAGAATCCCAAATATCCACATGCAAAATGTCACCTAAACGTCTCATTGTCTGCTGCGATGGTATGTTCGATTGAACTACTGCAGGAAGCTAAATCCGTGCTAATAATGGTCGGTTCTCCCAGGAACCTGGAAAGACTCGACAGCGGATTCTCAGGAACCTCCGTCGAATGTTACGCGGTTGACGCGCACTCTAAGCCGCGTGGCAGTCGTGGAAGAGAATGGAGTGAACAAAGAAATTCCTCAAATCGTCTATTACCAGAAAGGCGTTGGGACCGGTCTAGCCGACAAGTATTTCGGAGGTACGGTGTCTAGACGTTGAACCCGACCCGTGTTCCATGGGTATTTCTAACTGATGTACTAGGTGTCGCCGGGATCGGAATCAGTGCGAACGTTCGCGCCGCCTACGGCTTCCTTGTGGATAACTACGAGGAGGGCGATAAGATCTACTTTTTTGGATTCTCACGCGGTGCTTATACCGCCAGAGCGATCGCGGGTATAGTCTGCGAACTAGGGCTGTTGACTCCCCGAGGCATGGACAATTTTGCCACGGTATACGATGACTTCTACGACCGAAAGTTGCCGGTGTACGATGAGGAGAAACGCCGACAGCTGGGTTTCCGCGACCCCCTCCCACGGTTCACAGTAGAGATTGTCGGGGTCTGGGACACGGTCGCGTTCCATAAGCCCTGGATGTTCGGAAACTGGTCAGGGGAGAAACTCGAGTTTCGCAATACGCTGCTCTCTAGAGAGGTCAAGTATGCTTTTCATGCACTTGCGCTGGACGAAGAGAGAAGCGCCTACCAGCCCACACTGTGGCATCAGCCAGAGAATGCTGATGGCCAAGAGCTGCTGCAGGTGTGGTTCTCTGGTGCGCATACAGAtgtgggcggaggagggcagGACCCCCGACTGGCGAATATCACACTGGCCTGGATGATCGCGCAATGCACCAAGCATAATCAGTTGAGCTTCGATATTGAGGAGTACCTCTTCGACCGTCCTCCACGACCTTTAGAGACAGACACAGCTCCATGGGCGACGGCATTCGGTAAAACAAACACGGGAAGCTTCGCTCGGACGGTAGAGACCATTCTGGGCGGGAAGTCAAAAAGGACTCCTCTCCAGTATAAGCAGACTGGTGATGGAAATCCACAGCCTACCAATGAGGTGATTCATGCTTCTATCGAGGACCGTGTATTGACTGGGAAGGGAACCATAGCTGGGGCTGTACTTTGGCCCTCGCTAGTAATTGAACGCCTAACTCCTGATCAAGAATGGGTACTTGGCAGTGGAGGCAAACTTGTGCAAGCGCCAGTGCTGAAGCAGGAACTGTTTATGAAGGGGAGGATTCGGACTGTTCATGTGGATGAGGTAGACTGATGTACTAAGTCTAGGTGTTTCGTGTAGTAATAGGGTATTCTAATTTAGCATGATATCCTTGTGGCAGTTACTAGACGCAGACGGATAGCTTTGGCAGTAAATCTGATGTTAAAAtgaatagaaaagaatatgTCAAATCGTCTACTATGTAACATGCCAATACAGTATATATCCATTAACGAGGCATGTATGCGCATTGCTAAAGAGAATGATGATGCCCGAAAGTACACACCATTGACTGCTCCGGCGCTAAACGCTCGATATCAAGGACAACAACGCTTTACTGTATAGAGAATGACAGCTAAACTTCTCTTGGCCACTTTTTCCTGCTTTGTTCAGTTTCTTCCATAGTGCCAAATGTAAGCTTTACCGAGATCAGCCAACAGAAAGCACCATTTTTACTCACCTACACGGCAATGGGTCTAGTACTGAAATCCGATAGGGCAGTTCGTTAactataaaattaaagatcCACAATTAGCGATAGCGCTTATAGAACAATAGATCGATATCTAGTACGCACCAATTACTGTCCAAGGCACTGCCTGCCTACCCAGTCAGCTCAGATCAGAACCAATAAAACTGCCGCTCTACGGTCATTTTTGACGCTAGGCTCCACCAATACGGCGAGGATGTGATCCTGCCGTCCGCTTCTAGTCCGATGGTCTTGAGATCGACTATTCGAGATTCACGAAACTATGTAATTTCTTAGGCGACCTGTTGCTCATTGGTAGTTACTTCGTATCAGGACTCGTGGTATTGCATGGGCTGTAGGTCAATGAACGACCTGCTACCCTATCACGCAATAATCCATGATTACAAACCAGCAGGACTAAGACTGGGAGTCAAAGGCCGAAGAGCCGATAGACAGCTCAGAGATGACAAATGTACTTGATGATAGCTTGGATGGGCTTCTATAACTGACGCTGGAGTAGCAAGCATTTTGTTACATCTTCTAGTGCACGTTCTAGAGCTTTCAAACTCAAAGGTCATGTCTCTAACCCAAACCACCAATATGCATGCCAAATGCCGCCCTCCGGCAGGTAATATAACAGGTAGTTCTGGCTCTTCAGAGGCAGAAAAGCAGACGACCACAGAGGCGGTGGATACGGttccccttccacctccTGATGGCGGCTTGACGGCATGGCTACAAGTCGTGGGGGCATTCTTCCTATTCTTCAACTCATGGTAAGTGATGCGATAAATTTAGTCATAGCCCATAACGCCAACCAACTCATTTCTCAGGGGCATCCTGAACGCCTACGGAGTATTCCAGAGCTACTACCAGTCCGACCTAATCCCCACAtactcatcctccgccatcaCCTGGATCGGCACTGTGCAAGGCTTCGTCCTGTTTCTGGTTGGGGTGATTGTAGGCCCCATCTTCGACAAAGGCTTCCTGCACAGCTTAATCGCCTTCGGAACATTCATGGTAGTGTTTGGCCTGATGATGACCTCTCTCTCAAACCAGTACTATCAGCTCTTCCTTGCGCACGGCATCACAGTGGGTATCGGCTGCGCATTTCTCTTCCTACCCAGCATCGCTATCGTCGCCACCTACTTCACCTCACGCCGCGCCCTCGCCACCGGAATAACAGCGTCAGGAGGCAGCATCGGGGCGGTGGTCTACCCCATAATGTTCCACAAGTTGATCAGCCGGGTAGGGTTCGGGTGGACGACACGCATCATTGGCTTCGTGGCGCTAGCCGGACTGACAATCTCATTGCTCGTATTGAGACGGCGGTTACCACCGCCAACGAAGAGCAGATCATTACTGGACCTCGCTTCCCTCAAAGAGCCACCCTTCCTCATATTCAGCTTCGGcctcttcttttgcttcgtGGGACTCtactttcccttcttctaccTCCAAAGCTACTTCAATTACTACTTGCatagcaacagcagcctggAGTTCTACATCTTCTCTGTCCTCAACGCTACCTCGGTGCTGGGTCGCATCACCCCAGGCCTCATGGCCGACCGTATTGGTGGCCTTAACACACTAGTACCTATCAGTCTCCTTGCGACTATTCTGGCATTCGTGTGGATTGCTGTCCGCAACGTGGGTGGGGCTGTCGTTTTCACTTGTCTCTATGGATACGCTTCTGGAGCTATTGTCTCCCTGCCGCCATCTATCTTGACACGCATGTCCCCGACTCTGGATGTTGTGGGCACGCGCCTGGGCATGATCTTCATGTTTGCTGGTTGTGGGTTCCTCATTGGTACTCCGATTGCTTCCCTTCTGTTGGATCTAGAGCAGGGTTGTTTCTGGAAGGCTCAGCTGTTTAGTGGTAtgtttgttgctgctgggacgATGTGCTTTATTGCTCTGCGGGTAATGCTGTGGCGGCGAGGTGGCGGTTGGAAGATTTGAGACCCATGGAGTAAGAGAAAAAACTTTTAAATTTATACACCACAGGGAAGCTTTTGGTGGCGACAGGCAGAGCTAGTACAGAATATATTCAAACAATATGGCATTGTAAAGGAGGAAGCCCGTGTTgtgatattttatattactgaCCCCGGACTATATGAACAATacggaaaagagaagaatagaTAACTCTAATGAAATTGAGAAACAATCCTGATCGCAACCCCAGTCCTGCTGGTTCGGATCTTCACTTGCTTTATTGAAGTCTAAATTTATCTCGCTTTCAAAGCTCAGGAGCTAAGGCTCCGAAGTAGCCATTCCCTCCACTCCTGGTCTCTGACAATAGATCCCACACGAGCCTCAAGCCACTCGGTATTTCCCCAGAAACCCCAAGATGCCTGGAACCTGCACCAGTCCACTAGAGCTGTTTCCCAGTGTCGTACAAAGGTTTCCCAATCATACCAGCGCTCTCCTTTATCCTGAAGCAACATCCTATGGTAATGCTCCAGCAAAGCTCGCTCACCTTCACACATCTCCAGTTGTTCTGGTAGCAagtcgtcctcatcgtcaacAAGCATCTTCAGTGGAACTGAGCATGTGAAGAGTTTAGCCAGGTCACAAACTCCCAGACCTAATCCGACATATTGAAAGTCAAAGAACGCTACTTCATCTCCCTTGGTTGTCGTAAACAGGTTCTCCGATTTCACATCACCATGGATAAACGACTCCATCTGCCTTCCACAGGGTGTCAGGAGCAATGCAGCCATCTCAGCCACGGATTGAGAAGACCCATTTGGGGCTGTACACAAGATATCGGACCACTCCGAGTCTGTATCCTCCACCAGCGAAGCGTACTCCTTCCGGCGGGTCGCCAAGTACGTGTACCCCCCGTTAAGCCACAGCGCATTCCCTGTCTCCGTCTTCCCCTGCTCCCGCCTTCTCTTCGCTTCCTCAAGCGGCGGCAAAACATACCCATCCAGTCTCCTGTCGTCAGACAACAGCCCCCACGACCGACTATGGAACCGCGCCAACCAATCCAGCGCCCCATAGACCTGAACACGACTCAACacgctcctcttctcccccgcaACTGGGAAAGCAGGCCGCAAATCAACCATAATCGTCGCCATCAAGCCACGAAGTTCCTCTTCACCTTGTTTTCCATGCATGTCTCGCGTCGACGCCAAACATTTAGCAACAGCAATATCGTCCCCTAGTCGGGGGACTACATCGCTGTAAAAGTACTGCTCCACCTCATAACTTAGCATTTTCCGGAGATgtccctcatcttccttacCCGCTGCTTTGCGAGGCGGTGAAATGAGCTTCAAAATCAGAGGGAATGTGCTCCCCGCGGTTCTTTTCGAATCCACTCCGCAAAGTTTCCCGAGATGCTCCGCCGCTTCGGCGGTTGTGGCTCGGGCGGTGAGGGCACAGATGTGCCCATACCCGGCCCACAGGGTCTGGAGGGTGGTACAGGAGACGAGATCGAGTGAGTGCCACGACAGCATGATGCTGGCGACCCGGGTGGGTTCAttggtgggtggtgtgggCATGATAGATATTCTTTAGACCACTGTTTATGATATTTCTGGGTATGGTTTTTGATAGGCAGCTTAGGACAACGTGAGATCCTACTGATAAGATTAGAGAGAATCTAAATCTTGGAATGTAGTTTTGGATTTCCATGGGAAGGAAGTGCTAGGGTGGACCATATATGCCAGGAGTGCAGTATTGTTCACGTGAGTATTGATGAAGTATGAGATACGATAGATGCGACACCAAGTGTTGTGACATAATTTAGTGAACGGTGTTTCATgtacaatcaatcaacctaCTTCTTAGTACATGGCCACGTATACATGGGGAACCTTAACGTATTTTGGGGCTTGAGGACTACTTAACACTTATGAACCCCGGTTCACTACACTATGTGGCAATGTATACTTGGAAGAATATTGTATAGACGAAGCCAATTCGGGTATAGACCCCAATCTCTTTCTAAAGGCCAAAAGGTTGTCTACAAATATTGCATTTCCTATCCAGGAAATCAAGGATAAGAGATGGTTTCAGCTGAAGGCAAAGCTTTGCAGATACGGACTGGTAAAGCCATAAAAGATGTAAGAAGGCAAGAATCATTATAACTAAATGAGGACGCAGAGAACAAGGTCTCcgtaataaaagtataaattaaagCCACGAACAGACGAATGAATCAAATAGCTAAATAAGAAACTTGGAGTTCGTTTGACACCCCACTCCAGAAGTAATTGCGCCAGAACCAAATTGATGCAGACACCCTTCGATGTCTCAAGCACACAGGTACCCAAAAAAGTGACTTTCTTACTCTAACGCTACTTAGTGCCGTTCTTGAAAGTCTCACCAGTGGAAAGCATTTTTCCTGATTCTTCATCTGAGACTCCAGCTTGTGCCTTTGAGAAACTCTGACCAATCTCGGACCCCCCAGTGTATCTAGTAAGGCCTTGGTGTAAACTGTGGAGTACGTTATTAGATCCGGCCCCTCTGCGAAAAGCTTTCCAAGTAGTGCGGGCCGATTGAGATGATTTTCGAATTTCTTTGACTGCAGATGGTAGAGTAAACAAAATGACCAACAATATCACGAAGGCGACAATTGTGCACACAATCATCTGCCGAATCAGATCTCCCGTCGGCTTGGCTTGCATGCTAAAGAAGCTAGTAGCGAAGGACAgcggaagaaagaaaacggTTGAGTAGGTGAAGTACTTGATGTTGTCGTTCTGTCGGAAGTTGCGATCGTCCATTTGCTGGTTATAAATGGCTGTTGTGATTTCTCGATGGGAAGTGACTGATTTTCTGAGGGACGCCACCCGCGTTTGACAGACTTTGAAGTCCCGCACCGCACTTTCACCGAGGAGCAATGACCTCTGGACTGCTTCTCGGTACTTGATCTCATGTCTTTCAGTCCACCTGGGCTGATTGCCTCTGCGGTTCTCCTCCCGCACTCTCCATTCTTTGATCATTTCGTATATGTTGTTGAGATCTTCGGTCAAAGTGTCAAGTACTTCGTTCCATGATATCCACACTCTGTGTGATTTGAAATACTCATTCGGTGTGAGCTTATCCAAATCCTGCATGGCTTGCTGAAGATCTGTGTGGATAGCTTCGCAGATTTCTGAGGTGCTCATATTGACCTCGGTGAGGACACGATAGAACAACAACTGCTCCAAGATTCTCCGCTTTTGCCACATCGTGTCCCGCAGTCGAGGAAGAAGGCTTTCAGATCTTGACTCAAGGGAGACAAAAATTTCGTCATCGGCTCGATGTGAACATTATAATAGCTTTCAAAAAAATGGCAAGTCCAGTAGTGATCAAAGATGTCTCCCAGAACCCTGAAGCTAGCGGATGCCCGCAGAAGTTCCTGATCGTTGTACTTTGGCGACCATCCCCTGATTGAGTTATGAAGAATTGGGCATCTTGCTCTGCTTTGTTTCTCTGACCTGGAAAACTGTAGAAAGCTGCAATGAAATTCAGTCTCCCACATGTTAAGATATATGCTTGTTTTTTCGTGCAAGCACAAAGTCCGCTTGGCGTGACGATCCAGAAAAGATCTGATGCTCGACTGTTCGGCTTCAGGGGACGACAAATGGCACATCAATGCGGTGTCTATCAACGGACAAAGAAACCAAAGGAGTCTCTTTTTAGCATTA
The window above is part of the Aspergillus luchuensis IFO 4308 DNA, chromosome 8, nearly complete sequence genome. Proteins encoded here:
- a CDS encoding uncharacterized protein (COG:S;~EggNog:ENOG410Q2BE;~InterPro:IPR019268;~PFAM:PF10042), which encodes MPVKDYGIWKGFPAHYELEDRFEDPRSPHLSLYYHDNNAKMPQFDRDYRHKHKGNPPNKQKPREIPGLFRAAINIKSTGKESRLAYWVNHKIVEHPIAEKLSNLDFGFHPIEELTDFDGKGLDFIRGNLFTTQSGRVLPHDIPGTNNDIIDVLEPEVKKAIHHKATIYLFGSMFNTRNGIHNVHMNQGNIPHFVKDDGVFQDGGLIIEYDDHWTGVFLAFASQAVHTDNHNGHAFAKHVVTWADVLPKEIIENSVAIKEALINPRGRDDRSAKEKEFVTLENLTNHRVALASWRFHNAAGQTQALPHNAALDSRAMKRFELSNCPLSENGDTITLLNEEGLRVDGVSYGARQGATEGRPIVFAH
- a CDS encoding S1/P1 nuclease (COG:S;~EggNog:ENOG410PW69;~InterPro:IPR008947,IPR003154;~PFAM:PF02265;~SECRETED:SignalP(1-19);~go_function: GO:0003676 - nucleic acid binding [Evidence IEA];~go_function: GO:0004519 - endonuclease activity [Evidence IEA];~go_function: GO:0016788 - hydrolase activity, acting on ester bonds [Evidence IEA];~go_process: GO:0006308 - DNA catabolic process [Evidence IEA]) — encoded protein: MRAFLLFTICTLSVQPAIAWGDVGHRAIAYLAEKHLTRTGSDLVNELLANDKGFDISDAATWADTIKWKRPLTRPLHYINPNDEPPNSCSVSYPDDCPAEGCIISLMANMTHQITDKKANETEKKEALMFLIHLFGDLHQPLHVTGVARGGNDIRVCFDAKAPCDDDNKKWNLHSVWDTAIPHKINGIKHSLKHNPERLASAKWADRLHQENRPRPIDTECAITRQPLKCIKKWATESNQLNCDFVMERGIEWLEENDLGGEYYEVAAPIVDEQIFKAAIRLAGWINALAARAAADEFRGVHLQGDL
- a CDS encoding uncharacterized protein (COG:T;~EggNog:ENOG410PWBG;~InterPro:IPR000719,IPR011009;~PFAM:PF00069;~go_function: GO:0004672 - protein kinase activity [Evidence IEA];~go_function: GO:0005524 - ATP binding [Evidence IEA];~go_process: GO:0006468 - protein phosphorylation [Evidence IEA]); the encoded protein is MTLADVRPLLSDFGEAFAPASEVRLGQDCHTPPAFRSPEARFEPQKPLTYSSDIWSLATAIWEVMGMKALFSIDMVPDDEIVAQHIDVLGPLPREWWLRWEGRGKFFTEDGHPTDAYLENKWPPLEEAFDIDIQKWRRKWRGVVEEEERAAFVDLIRRMLLFRPEARPTAEDVLQSEWMVKWALPDYERSLNTSP
- a CDS encoding T6SS phospholipase effector Tle1-like catalytic domain-containing protein (COG:S;~EggNog:ENOG410PMES;~InterPro:IPR029058,IPR018712;~PFAM:PF09994), which codes for MSPKRLIVCCDGTWKDSTADSQEPPSNVTRLTRTLSRVAVVEENGVNKEIPQIVYYQKGVGTGLADKYFGGVAGIGISANVRAAYGFLVDNYEEGDKIYFFGFSRGAYTARAIAGIVCELGLLTPRGMDNFATVYDDFYDRKLPVYDEEKRRQLGFRDPLPRFTVEIVGVWDTVAFHKPWMFGNWSGEKLEFRNTLLSREVKYAFHALALDEERSAYQPTLWHQPENADGQELLQVWFSGAHTDVGGGGQDPRLANITLAWMIAQCTKHNQLSFDIEEYLFDRPPRPLETDTAPWATAFGKTNTGSFARTVETILGGKSKRTPLQYKQTGDGNPQPTNEVIHASIEDRVLTGKGTIAGAVLWPSLVIERLTPDQEWVLGSGGKLVQAPVLKQELFMKGRIRTVHVDEVD
- a CDS encoding uncharacterized protein (COG:G;~EggNog:ENOG410PG9P;~InterPro:IPR020846,IPR011701,IPR036259;~PFAM:PF07690;~TransMembrane:11 (o44-68i80-104o110-128i140-166o172-191i203-227o247-268i308-331o337-354i375-395o407-427i);~go_function: GO:0022857 - transmembrane transporter activity [Evidence IEA];~go_process: GO:0055085 - transmembrane transport [Evidence IEA]) encodes the protein MHAKCRPPAGNITGSSGSSEAEKQTTTEAVDTVPLPPPDGGLTAWLQVVGAFFLFFNSWGILNAYGVFQSYYQSDLIPTYSSSAITWIGTVQGFVLFLVGVIVGPIFDKGFLHSLIAFGTFMVVFGLMMTSLSNQYYQLFLAHGITVGIGCAFLFLPSIAIVATYFTSRRALATGITASGGSIGAVVYPIMFHKLISRVGFGWTTRIIGFVALAGLTISLLVLRRRLPPPTKSRSLLDLASLKEPPFLIFSFGLFFCFVGLYFPFFYLQSYFNYYLHSNSSLEFYIFSVLNATSVLGRITPGLMADRIGGLNTLVPISLLATILAFVWIAVRNVGGAVVFTCLYGYASGAIVSLPPSILTRMSPTLDVVGTRLGMIFMFAGCGFLIGTPIASLLLDLEQGCFWKAQLFSGMFVAAGTMCFIALRVMLWRRGGGWKI